From the genome of Flammeovirgaceae bacterium:
AGTCCCACGGCCGTGGCGTACATCGGGCTCTTTACCGCCTCGATCTTGCCTTTGCCCAGGTGTTCGTTGGGATACCCTATCCGGGTGTCCATGCCTGTCATATACTCCACCAGTTGCTTCAGGCAACTCAGTTGTGCCCCGCCACCGGTAATGACGATGCCACCGGCCAGGCGGTTTTCAAAGCCCGAGTTTATTATTTCGCCATGCGCCATCTCAATGATTTCTTCCATGCGCGCCTGGATTATGTGCGACAGGTTCTTGACAGAAATCTCCTTGGCCGTCCTGTTGCGGATGCCCGGGATGGAAACAATTTCATTTGGGCTTGCCTCTTCCGCAATGGCTTTCCCAAAACGGGTCTTCAACTGCTCTGCCTGCTTGGCCATTACCATCAGCCCGTGCTGTATGTCAGTGGTTAGGATATTCCCTCCAAAAGGGATAACTGCCGTATGGCGGATAATATTGTCGTAGAAAATGGCCACGTCAGTAGTGCCGCCCCCAATATCAATGAGGCATACGCCAGCTTCCTTTTCTTCTTCGCTGAGCACCGCCAGGCTTGATGCCAACGGCTCCAGGATCAAATCCTCAATTTCGAGGTTGCCCCTGCGCACGCACTTATTAATGTTGTTGATCGCGCTGGTTTGGGCGGTAATGATATGGAAGTCTGCCTCCAACTTTACGCCAGACATCCCTACGGGGTCTTTGATCCCTTCTTCGTAGTCCACCATGTAGTCCTGTGGCATGACATGGATTATTTCGCTTCCCGGTGGTATGACAATGCGG
Proteins encoded in this window:
- the ftsA gene encoding cell division protein FtsA yields the protein MEQEKIVVGLDIGTTKICAIVGRKNDFGKLEVLGMGKAESEGVIKGIVTNIDKTVFAIEKAIKEASDMSGIDVGIVNVGIAGQHIRSSIHHGGITRNTKDDEISIEDVNRLTEDMYRIVIPPGSEIIHVMPQDYMVDYEEGIKDPVGMSGVKLEADFHIITAQTSAINNINKCVRRGNLEIEDLILEPLASSLAVLSEEEKEAGVCLIDIGGGTTDVAIFYDNIIRHTAVIPFGGNILTTDIQHGLMVMAKQAEQLKTRFGKAIAEEASPNEIVSIPGIRNRTAKEISVKNLSHIIQARMEEIIEMAHGEIINSGFENRLAGGIVITGGGAQLSCLKQLVEYMTGMDTRIGYPNEHLGKGKIEAVKSPMYATAVGLVLSGFRSLDEREERYKEALATKGKGKVRKGASSDFFTNILNKTKGLLIDDLDGKNEY